From Chryseobacterium salivictor, a single genomic window includes:
- a CDS encoding amidohydrolase, which translates to MKKIISLLTACFSIFSIAQKNADLIITNAKIYTVNQNFDTAESMAISNGKIVAVGKSADILKNYKSKNIQNLEGETVFPGLIDAHCHFTGFATDKWKCELWGTKSWDDIVARISDFAKTAPKEWLYGRSWDQNDWAVKEFPNKEKLDQLFPNRPVYLKRIDGHAAVANQKALDIAGVTKDSKILGGEIEVKNGKLTGILIDNAMLLVEKHIPEIEDKEAIQYFADLQKECFSYGLTSLHDCGITEKTLGLLEKAQAQNTLQMKIFALMEDNRDYYDRWIKKGRYTNKNITVGGFKVYSDGALGSRGANLIHDYSDKKGWRGFLLSERTHFENLAKKLKNSDLQMCTHAIGDSANRTILQIYGEVLGMKNDRRWRIEHAQIVDKNDFDLFGKYSIIPSVQPTHATSDMYWAEDRLGKDRLKYAYAYEDLLKQNGWLSLGTDFPVEEINPLKTFHSAVARKDSQNFPANGFQKENALTREQAIRGMTIWAAKAAFQENEIGSLEVGKSADFVVLNQDLMQVEESKILESKVLETYSGGKRVFYNKEYYDDLAQKLSGRTYGISSSK; encoded by the coding sequence ATGAAAAAAATAATTTCCCTTTTAACGGCGTGTTTTTCGATTTTTTCAATTGCCCAAAAAAATGCTGATCTCATCATCACCAATGCGAAAATCTACACGGTCAATCAAAATTTTGATACCGCAGAATCGATGGCGATTTCTAATGGGAAAATTGTTGCGGTGGGAAAATCTGCGGATATTCTGAAAAATTACAAATCTAAAAATATTCAAAACCTTGAGGGGGAAACTGTTTTTCCAGGATTGATCGACGCGCATTGCCATTTCACCGGTTTCGCGACCGACAAATGGAAATGCGAATTGTGGGGTACCAAATCGTGGGATGATATTGTGGCAAGAATTTCAGATTTCGCAAAAACTGCACCGAAAGAGTGGTTATATGGTAGAAGTTGGGATCAGAATGACTGGGCCGTTAAAGAATTTCCAAATAAGGAAAAATTGGATCAGTTGTTCCCGAACCGTCCGGTTTATTTAAAACGAATCGACGGTCATGCTGCGGTTGCGAATCAAAAAGCGTTGGATATTGCCGGAGTTACAAAAGATTCAAAAATTTTGGGCGGCGAAATTGAAGTGAAGAACGGGAAACTGACGGGGATTTTAATCGATAACGCCATGTTATTGGTAGAAAAGCACATCCCGGAAATTGAGGATAAAGAGGCCATTCAGTATTTTGCAGATTTACAGAAAGAATGTTTTTCTTATGGTTTGACCTCGCTTCACGATTGCGGAATTACCGAAAAAACGCTGGGTCTTTTAGAAAAAGCACAGGCACAGAATACTTTGCAAATGAAGATTTTTGCTTTGATGGAAGATAATCGTGATTACTATGACCGTTGGATTAAGAAAGGAAGATATACCAATAAAAACATTACTGTTGGCGGTTTCAAAGTCTATTCCGATGGAGCTTTAGGTTCGCGGGGCGCAAATTTAATTCACGATTATTCGGATAAAAAAGGCTGGAGAGGTTTTCTTTTAAGTGAAAGAACTCATTTCGAAAACTTAGCCAAGAAATTAAAAAACAGTGATCTTCAGATGTGTACCCACGCGATTGGAGATTCTGCCAACCGAACGATTCTTCAGATTTATGGTGAAGTTTTGGGTATGAAAAACGACAGGAGATGGAGAATTGAACATGCCCAAATTGTCGATAAAAACGATTTCGATCTGTTTGGGAAATATTCAATTATTCCGTCTGTTCAGCCAACGCATGCGACTTCTGACATGTATTGGGCGGAAGACCGTTTAGGAAAAGACCGTTTGAAATATGCATATGCTTATGAAGATTTATTGAAGCAGAATGGCTGGCTTTCGTTGGGAACTGATTTTCCGGTGGAAGAAATAAATCCGTTAAAGACTTTTCATTCTGCCGTGGCGAGAAAAGATTCACAGAATTTTCCTGCAAACGGATTTCAGAAAGAAAATGCGTTGACCAGAGAACAGGCAATTCGTGGAATGACCATCTGGGCGGCAAAAGCTGCGTTTCAGGAAAATGAGATCGGAAGTTTAGAAGTTGGGAAATCTGCGGATTTTGTGGTTTTAAATCAGGATTTAATGCAGGTGGAGGAAAGTAAGATTTTGGAATCTAAAGTTCTGGAAACGTACAGCGGCGGAAAAAGAGTCTTTTATAACAAAGAATATTACGATGATTTAGCCCAAAAGTTGTCAGGAAGAACTTATGGAATTTCCTCTTCTAAATAA
- a CDS encoding glycosyltransferase family 2 protein has product MKFLIIIPTHNEENNILFTLKSLQQQTFQDFSCIVVNDGSTDKTQQVVDGFILNHPKFKILNLQESAHQPGAKVVRTFNKGLETVVLNDFDVICKFDADIIFPPNYLMKVNQIYETQPKAGMVSGIVKIPKSIFEMALAFDFKDEKHQWKFENLSSKNHVRGPIKSYRKQCFQDMKGLRPVLGWDNIDVMLARINGWEIITIKDLWVKHLRPTAFQYKNQKAEKLGEYFYNIGLNLPLTLISSAKSSLKNRSLGEFLTTMKSFFKQKGKRELSKDEIKFIRKLRWKQIFTKK; this is encoded by the coding sequence ATGAAATTCCTGATCATCATTCCAACACACAACGAAGAGAATAATATTCTTTTCACCCTGAAATCTCTGCAACAACAAACTTTTCAGGATTTTTCCTGCATTGTAGTCAATGATGGTTCTACGGACAAAACCCAGCAGGTTGTTGACGGATTTATTCTTAACCATCCTAAATTTAAAATTCTGAATTTACAGGAATCAGCGCATCAACCTGGCGCGAAAGTAGTCCGGACTTTTAATAAAGGTTTAGAAACCGTTGTTTTAAATGATTTTGATGTCATCTGTAAATTCGATGCAGATATTATTTTTCCGCCCAATTATTTAATGAAAGTTAATCAGATCTACGAAACGCAGCCTAAAGCAGGAATGGTATCGGGGATCGTTAAAATACCGAAATCTATTTTTGAAATGGCGTTGGCATTCGATTTTAAAGATGAAAAGCACCAATGGAAATTCGAAAATTTATCCTCCAAAAATCATGTTCGCGGCCCGATAAAATCCTATAGGAAACAATGCTTTCAGGATATGAAGGGTTTGCGCCCGGTTTTGGGCTGGGATAATATCGATGTGATGTTGGCCAGAATAAACGGTTGGGAAATTATCACTATAAAAGATTTGTGGGTCAAGCATTTACGTCCGACCGCTTTTCAGTATAAGAATCAGAAAGCCGAAAAACTCGGTGAGTATTTTTATAATATTGGGTTGAATCTGCCTTTGACTCTGATTTCATCGGCAAAATCATCATTGAAAAACAGATCATTGGGAGAGTTTTTAACGACGATGAAATCTTTTTTTAAACAAAAAGGAAAACGGGAATTATCAAAAGATGAAATCAAATTTATAAGAAAATTACGCTGGAAACAGATATTCACTAAAAAATAA
- a CDS encoding YciI family protein, whose product MKAVVFYEHADAPMEKFMEVFPKHQVVEDEFIKAGKVLGTGAFAVPGEGAMAIFIDKAVAEEFVKRDPFVLEGLIAKVTIKEWNDEM is encoded by the coding sequence ATGAAAGCAGTAGTATTTTACGAACACGCAGATGCGCCAATGGAAAAATTCATGGAAGTTTTTCCCAAACATCAAGTGGTAGAAGATGAATTTATAAAAGCCGGAAAAGTTTTGGGAACCGGTGCGTTTGCTGTTCCCGGAGAAGGCGCGATGGCGATTTTTATCGATAAAGCCGTTGCCGAAGAGTTTGTGAAAAGAGATCCTTTTGTTTTGGAAGGATTGATCGCAAAAGTTACCATCAAAGAATGGAACGACGAAATGTAG
- the polA gene encoding DNA polymerase I, protein MSENNDKRLFLIDAFAMIFRGYYALIRSPRVTSTGIDTSAIFGFTNSLIELIRREKPTHLAVVFDVGQASVRTADFADYKAHRSETPEAIKLAIPYIHRILKAMHVPILGLEGYEADDVIGTIACKAEKEGYQIFMVTPDKDFAQLVTENVKIYKPGLKGAEFEILGIEEVKMKYEIEDPKQVIDFLAMMGDAVDNIPGLEGVGEKTAKKFLKEYGSIENLLANTADLKGKMKEKVENSAERGILSKKLATIICDVPIEFHQEQYDLDTPDFEKVKEVFDEIEFRRLYENLYRAFAPTNESAKSNVKPSLSNPQPTKGGDQSMQLDLFANFEELDQATTTKGSVFDNDHLYQYIDSQKAQHILAQNLITKKAVSFHIETTSSDEMEAELIGMSFSYQDGLAYYIPLSENRDEVVETLEIFRPFFEKQDILKIGHNIKFDYKVLKRYGIAVEGLLFDTMIAHYLLSPDGRHVLEYLSEMYLNYKPISIESLIGKKGKNQATFRSLTIEEQTKYAAEDADISWRLYGVFAPQLQKENLEDLFFKVEMPLMKVLAKMELEGIALDKKWLAQESIDLENDLRNLEKTIFELSGEEFNMNSPKQLGEVLFEKMQLDPKAKKTKSGQYATSEDILQKLSSKHEIIKHILEYRTYQKLKSTYVDALPLQIDKTDHRVHTNFSQTTAATGRLASVNPNLQNIPIRTLRGQQIRGAFVANPGNKIIAADYSQIELRLIAAISEEENMIKAFQNGEDIHASTASKLFGVPLEEVTKTQRSQAKTVNFGILYGQGAFGLAEQTGLSRKEAKEMIESYFETYPKLKKYMADQVVKAQQMGYVETILHRKRHLKDINSANFVVKAHAERNAVNAPIQGSAADVIKLAMIKIDQKLTEKNLKTKMLLQVHDELVFEAPEEELETVTALIKKEMESAYETTVPLLVEVGVGDNWLEAH, encoded by the coding sequence ATGTCAGAAAATAACGATAAACGTCTCTTCCTCATCGATGCATTTGCGATGATTTTCCGTGGATATTATGCTTTAATCAGAAGTCCCCGGGTAACAAGTACCGGTATTGATACTTCCGCAATTTTTGGTTTTACCAACTCTTTAATCGAATTGATCCGCAGAGAAAAACCAACACATCTCGCGGTGGTTTTCGATGTCGGACAAGCCAGTGTGAGAACCGCTGATTTTGCTGATTATAAAGCCCACAGAAGCGAAACTCCTGAAGCGATAAAATTAGCGATTCCTTATATTCACCGTATTTTAAAGGCAATGCATGTTCCGATTTTGGGTCTGGAAGGTTATGAAGCCGACGATGTTATCGGAACGATTGCGTGCAAAGCCGAAAAAGAGGGTTACCAGATTTTTATGGTAACGCCCGATAAAGATTTTGCCCAATTGGTCACTGAAAATGTCAAAATTTATAAGCCAGGATTAAAAGGGGCTGAATTTGAAATTTTGGGGATTGAAGAAGTTAAAATGAAATATGAAATCGAAGATCCCAAACAGGTTATCGATTTTCTAGCAATGATGGGCGACGCCGTGGATAATATTCCCGGTTTGGAAGGAGTCGGCGAAAAAACGGCCAAGAAATTTCTGAAAGAATACGGCAGCATCGAGAACCTTTTAGCCAACACGGCAGATTTAAAAGGAAAAATGAAAGAAAAAGTGGAGAATTCTGCCGAACGGGGAATACTTTCCAAAAAATTGGCGACGATTATTTGTGATGTGCCCATTGAGTTTCATCAGGAACAATATGATTTAGATACGCCGGATTTCGAAAAAGTAAAAGAGGTTTTTGATGAAATTGAATTTCGACGTTTATACGAAAATCTGTATCGTGCTTTCGCTCCGACAAATGAAAGTGCAAAATCTAATGTGAAACCATCCCTTTCAAATCCTCAACCTACAAAGGGTGGCGACCAATCCATGCAGCTGGATTTGTTTGCAAACTTTGAAGAATTAGATCAGGCAACAACAACCAAAGGAAGCGTTTTTGATAACGATCATCTTTATCAGTACATCGATTCCCAAAAAGCGCAGCATATTTTAGCTCAAAATTTAATTACGAAAAAAGCGGTTTCGTTCCATATAGAAACCACTTCCTCAGACGAAATGGAAGCCGAACTCATCGGAATGAGTTTTTCCTACCAAGACGGATTGGCGTATTATATTCCGTTATCAGAAAATAGGGACGAAGTTGTAGAAACCTTAGAAATTTTCCGCCCGTTTTTTGAGAAGCAGGATATATTGAAAATCGGTCACAACATAAAATTTGATTACAAAGTTTTAAAAAGATACGGCATTGCTGTTGAAGGATTGCTCTTCGACACGATGATTGCGCATTATTTACTCAGTCCGGACGGTCGGCATGTTTTAGAGTATCTTTCCGAAATGTACCTTAATTACAAACCAATTTCAATTGAATCTTTAATTGGTAAAAAAGGAAAAAATCAGGCAACGTTCCGGTCGCTTACCATTGAAGAACAGACAAAATATGCTGCCGAAGATGCCGACATCAGTTGGAGGTTGTACGGCGTTTTCGCACCACAACTTCAGAAAGAAAATCTCGAAGATTTATTTTTCAAAGTAGAAATGCCTTTAATGAAAGTTCTGGCCAAGATGGAACTGGAAGGAATTGCCCTCGATAAAAAATGGTTGGCGCAGGAAAGTATCGATTTAGAAAATGATTTGCGGAACCTTGAGAAAACGATTTTCGAACTTTCGGGGGAAGAATTTAATATGAATTCGCCGAAACAGTTGGGCGAAGTTTTATTTGAAAAAATGCAGCTCGATCCCAAGGCCAAGAAAACGAAATCCGGTCAGTATGCCACTTCCGAAGATATTTTGCAGAAATTATCTTCAAAGCACGAAATCATTAAACACATTTTAGAATACCGGACCTATCAAAAATTAAAATCCACTTACGTCGATGCTTTACCGCTTCAAATCGATAAAACAGACCATCGCGTTCATACCAATTTTTCTCAGACTACCGCTGCAACAGGGCGTTTGGCCAGTGTAAATCCGAATCTGCAGAATATTCCGATCCGGACTTTGCGCGGTCAGCAGATTCGTGGTGCTTTTGTCGCCAATCCGGGAAATAAGATTATTGCGGCGGATTATTCTCAAATCGAACTGCGCTTAATTGCCGCAATTTCGGAAGAAGAAAATATGATTAAAGCCTTTCAAAATGGCGAAGATATTCATGCTTCTACGGCCTCTAAATTATTTGGGGTTCCTTTGGAAGAAGTAACCAAAACCCAGCGTTCACAGGCAAAAACCGTTAATTTCGGTATTCTTTATGGTCAAGGAGCTTTCGGATTAGCGGAACAAACCGGTCTTTCAAGAAAGGAAGCGAAAGAAATGATTGAGTCTTATTTTGAAACCTATCCAAAGTTGAAAAAGTACATGGCGGATCAAGTAGTGAAAGCGCAGCAAATGGGTTATGTTGAAACTATTCTGCACCGTAAAAGACATCTTAAAGACATCAATTCTGCCAACTTTGTCGTAAAAGCGCATGCCGAAAGAAACGCCGTAAATGCACCAATTCAGGGAAGTGCAGCTGATGTTATTAAACTGGCAATGATTAAAATTGACCAGAAACTGACCGAAAAGAATTTAAAGACGAAAATGCTTTTGCAGGTTCATGATGAACTCGTTTTTGAAGCACCGGAAGAAGAACTGGAAACCGTAACCGCCTTAATTAAAAAAGAAATGGAATCCGCTTACGAAACGACGGTTCCTTTATTAGTCGAAGTTGGAGTAGGAGATAACTGGCTGGAAGCGCATTAG
- a CDS encoding phosphatase PAP2 family protein — MQEIIQKDQSIFLFLNNMGSESFDQLWLMISATWIWIPLYVIFLYLLFKNFKLRNIVFILIFIALGVTVSDQLAGIFKTGIGRLRPCHDPALTGIMRSVQCGGQYGFYSSHAANTFFIATFMTLLLNKKYRFFPYILFSWAIIVSYSRIYLGVHFPLDVLMGALMGFFTGGFFATLALKVIHKQNRSNSTTSVLE, encoded by the coding sequence ATGCAGGAAATTATTCAGAAAGACCAATCCATTTTTCTTTTTCTCAATAATATGGGAAGTGAGTCTTTTGATCAATTATGGCTCATGATCTCAGCAACGTGGATTTGGATTCCGCTCTATGTTATTTTTCTTTACCTTTTATTTAAAAACTTCAAACTCCGGAATATCGTTTTTATTCTGATTTTCATTGCTTTGGGAGTTACCGTTTCCGATCAGTTGGCGGGTATTTTCAAAACTGGAATCGGCCGCTTACGACCGTGTCACGATCCTGCACTCACCGGAATAATGCGTTCTGTACAATGTGGCGGACAATATGGATTTTATTCCAGCCATGCTGCCAATACCTTTTTTATCGCCACTTTTATGACTTTGCTTTTGAACAAAAAATACCGGTTCTTTCCTTATATTTTGTTTTCCTGGGCAATTATTGTGTCTTATAGCCGAATTTATCTGGGCGTACATTTTCCGTTAGATGTTTTGATGGGAGCTTTGATGGGCTTTTTTACAGGAGGGTTTTTCGCCACTTTAGCCTTAAAGGTAATCCACAAGCAGAACAGGTCAAATTCTACAACTTCCGTTTTGGAATAG
- a CDS encoding Sec-independent protein translocase subunit TatA/TatB, which translates to MELSIGEMLMIALAIVVLFGPNKLPQIARDLGEGVRKMRGAMEDVKTEILKETDNPVSEIKREIDKVKQAAMDFNPLTELDKEALARREEPKVNLADNDTHEGPVSR; encoded by the coding sequence ATGGAATTAAGTATAGGTGAAATGCTCATGATTGCCCTAGCAATTGTTGTCTTGTTTGGTCCTAATAAATTGCCGCAGATTGCACGCGATTTAGGGGAAGGAGTACGCAAAATGCGTGGCGCCATGGAAGATGTAAAAACTGAAATACTGAAAGAAACAGACAATCCTGTCTCGGAAATCAAAAGAGAAATCGACAAAGTGAAACAGGCAGCAATGGACTTTAATCCTTTGACTGAACTGGATAAAGAGGCTCTTGCCAGAAGAGAAGAGCCGAAAGTCAATCTTGCCGATAATGATACCCACGAGGGACCAGTAAGCCGCTAA
- a CDS encoding TCR/Tet family MFS transporter gives MKKNQKSAAIGFIFVTLLIDITGWGIVIPVVPKLIQELVGTTDLSVASRYGGWLSFAYAGMQFIFASVLGGLSDKYGRRPIILFSLLGFSLNFFIQAIAPTIFWLFVGRIFSGVTGASITTASAYIADISNDEDRAKNFGVIGAAFGLGFIIGPVIGGFLGQYGARVPFYAASVLCLVNFLYGWFIIPESLDKVHRRPFNWKRANPVGSLLQLKKHPEILGLISTLVLVYIAGHAVQTNWTFFTMYKFGWSEKLVGLSLGFVGLMAALVQGYLIRLIQPKLGNERTIVYGLALYAVGLLLFAFASESWMMFAFLVPYGLGGIAGPALQSVISAQVPKNEQGELQGALASLISFTAIIGPPLMTNIFYYFTHDSAPFIFPGAPFFLGFILMTVSVVLVNRLFPRKKKF, from the coding sequence ATGAAAAAAAACCAAAAATCAGCCGCCATAGGTTTCATTTTCGTCACGCTGTTAATCGATATTACGGGGTGGGGAATCGTGATTCCTGTCGTCCCGAAACTGATTCAGGAATTGGTTGGTACAACAGATTTAAGCGTTGCTTCCCGCTACGGAGGCTGGCTCAGTTTTGCCTATGCAGGAATGCAGTTTATCTTCGCATCCGTTTTAGGGGGTTTGAGTGACAAATACGGCAGAAGACCAATCATCCTTTTTTCGTTATTGGGATTCTCCCTGAATTTTTTCATCCAGGCAATTGCTCCCACGATTTTCTGGCTTTTTGTAGGAAGAATTTTCTCTGGAGTTACCGGTGCGAGTATTACCACGGCAAGTGCTTATATCGCCGATATTTCGAATGATGAAGACCGGGCAAAAAACTTTGGCGTAATCGGTGCAGCCTTTGGTTTAGGATTTATAATCGGTCCGGTGATCGGAGGGTTTCTGGGGCAATATGGGGCGCGGGTTCCTTTCTACGCTGCTTCGGTTTTATGTTTGGTCAACTTCCTTTATGGCTGGTTTATTATTCCGGAAAGTCTCGACAAAGTACATCGGCGGCCTTTCAACTGGAAACGAGCAAACCCTGTTGGTTCCCTGCTGCAATTGAAGAAACATCCGGAAATTTTGGGATTGATTTCAACTTTGGTTCTCGTGTATATTGCCGGACATGCCGTACAAACGAACTGGACTTTCTTTACCATGTACAAATTCGGCTGGAGCGAGAAACTGGTCGGTCTTTCCTTAGGCTTTGTGGGCTTGATGGCGGCTTTGGTTCAGGGATATTTAATCCGGCTGATACAACCCAAACTCGGTAATGAAAGAACCATCGTGTACGGACTGGCACTTTATGCAGTGGGTTTGCTTCTCTTTGCTTTTGCCAGTGAAAGTTGGATGATGTTTGCCTTTCTGGTGCCGTATGGTTTAGGTGGAATTGCCGGACCTGCACTACAATCGGTAATATCAGCCCAAGTTCCAAAGAATGAACAGGGCGAACTGCAAGGTGCTTTGGCTAGTTTAATCAGTTTTACTGCGATTATCGGTCCGCCATTAATGACGAATATTTTTTATTACTTTACCCACGATTCTGCACCTTTTATATTTCCCGGAGCACCCTTTTTCCTTGGATTTATATTAATGACAGTGAGTGTTGTTTTGGTCAACCGCCTTTTTCCCAGAAAGAAAAAATTTTAG
- a CDS encoding low molecular weight protein-tyrosine-phosphatase — MKILMVCLGNICRSPLAEGILQSKLPEGFIVDSAGTIDMHEGKSPDYRSIQTAHNYHVDISQQKSRPFTTKDFEEFDHIYCMDQNNLTDVLSLAKSDYQRNKVSLILDNSQEVPDPYWSEMAEFDRVYRLLDKACERIASDLKSQEKEPGKK, encoded by the coding sequence ATGAAAATTTTAATGGTCTGCCTGGGCAATATCTGCAGAAGTCCTTTAGCGGAAGGGATCCTGCAGTCGAAACTTCCTGAAGGCTTTATCGTAGATTCTGCCGGCACGATTGATATGCATGAAGGTAAAAGTCCAGATTACCGCTCTATCCAAACCGCTCACAACTATCATGTTGATATTTCTCAACAGAAATCAAGGCCTTTTACAACCAAAGATTTTGAAGAATTTGACCATATTTACTGTATGGACCAAAATAATTTAACTGATGTTTTATCATTAGCAAAATCAGATTACCAACGAAATAAAGTTTCTTTAATTTTAGACAACAGTCAGGAAGTTCCGGATCCTTACTGGAGTGAAATGGCAGAGTTTGATCGGGTTTATCGGCTTTTAGATAAGGCGTGCGAAAGAATTGCTTCTGATTTGAAGAGCCAAGAGAAAGAGCCAGGTAAAAAGTAA
- the dnaA gene encoding chromosomal replication initiator protein DnaA — MDENLTIIWEKCLTFMRDNLNAAEDNTDLKKLENSFDLLFDNVQPVSLISNNLTLLVPSDFYKEYIEDNYLSLLSAALKKNIGKGVKLWYSVMENKPTGQEKPITMNMKGKSVPTPKMQETLPPSFSANVINPFVIPGMKKINIDSNLKADFSFDNYVEGESNKFASTVAKSIAKRPGATAFNPLFLYGGYGVGKTHLGHAVGLEVKNAFPEKVVLYLSSEKFIQQFVSAAKAHKQTEFANFYQMVDVLIIDDIQFLSGKKSTQDSFFHIFDYLHQNGKQIILTSDKAPVDILDIQDRIVSRFKWGLSAEIKSPDFDTRRKIIVDKLSRDGIVLTEDMLDFLASEVKTNVRELIGVINSVIAYSTIYKSELSLELLKETINKIAANQKKVINIPYIQEVVCEYFGIEREQLLSKTRKREIALPRQLAMYFAKEFTNATFNKIGEEMGGKDHSTVMYACDTIKDVSKIDKEIKKYVKELTEKIKQ, encoded by the coding sequence ATGGATGAAAATTTAACTATAATTTGGGAGAAATGTCTTACGTTTATGAGGGACAACCTCAACGCAGCGGAAGACAATACCGACCTAAAAAAACTCGAGAATTCTTTTGATTTACTGTTTGATAATGTACAGCCTGTATCATTAATCAGCAATAATCTGACCTTGTTGGTTCCGAGTGATTTTTACAAAGAATATATAGAGGATAATTATCTTTCACTGCTTTCTGCAGCGCTGAAAAAAAACATTGGTAAAGGAGTGAAACTTTGGTATTCGGTGATGGAAAATAAACCGACAGGCCAGGAGAAACCGATTACTATGAACATGAAAGGGAAAAGTGTTCCGACTCCAAAAATGCAGGAAACTTTGCCGCCGTCATTCTCCGCGAACGTCATCAACCCGTTTGTCATTCCGGGAATGAAGAAAATTAATATTGATTCTAACCTGAAAGCTGATTTTTCATTTGACAATTATGTAGAAGGAGAAAGTAATAAGTTTGCTTCGACGGTAGCAAAATCAATTGCTAAAAGACCGGGTGCAACTGCTTTTAATCCATTGTTTTTGTACGGAGGTTACGGTGTTGGGAAAACTCACTTAGGGCATGCCGTTGGTTTGGAAGTTAAAAATGCTTTTCCTGAAAAAGTGGTTCTTTATTTATCATCCGAGAAATTTATCCAGCAGTTTGTCTCTGCAGCGAAAGCGCACAAGCAGACAGAATTTGCTAATTTTTATCAAATGGTTGATGTGTTGATCATTGATGATATTCAGTTTCTTTCAGGGAAAAAATCGACTCAGGACAGTTTCTTCCACATTTTCGATTATCTGCACCAAAACGGAAAACAGATTATCTTAACCTCAGATAAAGCACCGGTTGATATTCTGGATATTCAGGACCGTATTGTTTCTAGATTTAAATGGGGGCTTTCAGCGGAAATTAAATCTCCTGATTTCGATACCAGACGTAAAATCATCGTTGATAAATTAAGCCGTGACGGAATTGTTTTGACAGAAGATATGCTCGATTTCCTTGCATCAGAAGTAAAAACAAACGTCCGTGAACTGATCGGAGTTATCAATTCTGTAATTGCCTATTCTACGATTTATAAATCTGAATTATCTTTAGAACTTCTAAAAGAAACGATTAATAAAATCGCTGCCAATCAGAAAAAAGTCATCAATATTCCTTACATTCAGGAAGTTGTCTGTGAATATTTCGGAATTGAAAGAGAGCAGTTGTTGTCGAAAACCCGTAAAAGAGAAATTGCGTTGCCAAGGCAGTTAGCGATGTATTTTGCAAAAGAGTTCACGAATGCTACGTTTAATAAAATTGGTGAAGAAATGGGCGGAAAAGACCATTCAACCGTCATGTACGCTTGTGACACCATTAAAGATGTTTCAAAAATAGACAAAGAAATTAAGAAATACGTAAAAGAATTAACTGAAAAAATTAAACAGTAA
- a CDS encoding acyl-CoA thioesterase — protein MIHTTHTLRVRYAETDPMKYVYYGNYATYFEVARVELFRELGMPYNEIEDRGIWLPVSQFSIKYLKPALYDQNLEIHTFIKKIPGVRIDFEYEIYNDSKEKITEAKTTLFFLDSKKNKVIICPDFLMELIEKNWKD, from the coding sequence ATGATACACACAACACACACATTAAGAGTGCGTTACGCCGAAACAGACCCTATGAAATACGTCTATTATGGCAATTACGCTACCTATTTTGAAGTAGCCAGAGTAGAACTTTTTCGGGAACTCGGGATGCCATATAATGAGATTGAAGACCGTGGAATCTGGTTACCCGTCTCCCAATTTTCCATTAAGTATTTAAAACCAGCCTTGTATGATCAAAATCTCGAAATCCATACTTTTATAAAAAAAATACCGGGCGTCAGAATCGATTTTGAATATGAAATTTATAATGATTCTAAAGAGAAAATTACGGAGGCAAAAACGACTTTATTTTTCCTGGATTCGAAAAAAAACAAGGTGATAATATGTCCCGATTTTTTAATGGAACTTATTGAAAAAAATTGGAAAGATTAA